Proteins encoded by one window of Bauldia sp.:
- a CDS encoding heme biosynthesis HemY N-terminal domain-containing protein, translating to MIRLLVIVALIFAAAVGFVWLAERPGGLILVWQGQEIRTSLMVAALAIVVLIAAIAFVGAVIRWIVSTPQSVGHFIGARRRDRGYRALTRGMIAVGAGDVRAARRAAQESQNLLGKEPLVLLLSAQAAQIAGDAPAARSAFEALSAEHDTRVLGLHGLFVEARRQGEHAAARAFAEEATRVQPKIGWAGTALFEYQSRAGEWQAALTTLAANAEAKLIDKDQARRYRAVLDTARALELEAGEPDEARALALEAHKLAPDLVPAATAAARLFARAADYRRATRILEATWKAAPHPEIAEAYAAVRPGDSVRDRLKRVMRLAELRANHPEGALAVARAAIDAHDWQAARTALGGIMRASPTERVCLLMAEIEAGEHGDEGRVRQWLTRALSAPRDAAWVADGQIFEHWAAVSPISGQLDVFEWKVPADRPPVRATFEIEAAAPALAETGAAIVAPVVAETLPTVESVRLAETAIRTLPAGEIVAAGPAPKGQRPMARAPDDPGPISDEEDDRAALPLFHRGHTA from the coding sequence ATGATCCGCCTGCTGGTCATCGTGGCGCTGATCTTCGCGGCCGCCGTGGGCTTCGTCTGGCTGGCCGAGCGGCCGGGCGGGCTGATCCTCGTCTGGCAGGGGCAGGAGATCCGCACCTCGCTGATGGTCGCGGCGCTGGCGATCGTCGTGCTCATCGCGGCGATCGCGTTCGTCGGCGCGGTGATCCGGTGGATCGTGTCGACGCCGCAGTCGGTCGGCCATTTCATCGGCGCACGGCGGCGCGACCGCGGCTACCGCGCGCTGACGCGCGGCATGATTGCGGTCGGTGCCGGCGACGTGCGCGCGGCGAGGCGAGCGGCACAGGAGTCGCAGAATTTATTGGGCAAGGAGCCGCTGGTGCTTCTGCTTTCGGCGCAGGCGGCGCAGATCGCCGGCGATGCGCCGGCGGCGCGGTCGGCCTTCGAGGCGTTGTCGGCGGAGCACGATACGCGCGTGCTCGGCCTGCACGGTTTGTTTGTCGAGGCGCGGCGGCAGGGCGAGCATGCGGCGGCGCGCGCTTTTGCCGAGGAGGCGACGCGCGTGCAGCCAAAGATCGGCTGGGCCGGGACGGCGCTGTTCGAATACCAGTCGCGGGCCGGCGAGTGGCAGGCGGCGCTCACGACACTCGCCGCCAACGCCGAGGCGAAGCTGATCGACAAGGACCAGGCGCGGCGCTATCGCGCGGTGCTCGATACGGCGCGGGCGCTGGAACTCGAAGCCGGCGAGCCGGACGAGGCGCGGGCGCTGGCGCTCGAAGCGCACAAGCTGGCGCCCGATCTCGTGCCGGCGGCGACGGCGGCGGCGCGGCTGTTCGCGCGGGCGGCCGACTATCGCCGAGCCACGCGCATCCTCGAGGCGACGTGGAAGGCGGCGCCACATCCCGAGATCGCGGAGGCTTACGCAGCCGTGCGCCCGGGCGACTCGGTGCGCGACCGGCTGAAGCGGGTGATGCGGCTGGCGGAACTGCGCGCCAACCATCCGGAAGGCGCGCTCGCTGTCGCGCGTGCTGCGATCGATGCGCACGACTGGCAGGCTGCGCGCACCGCGCTCGGCGGCATCATGCGCGCCAGCCCGACGGAACGCGTCTGCCTGCTGATGGCCGAGATCGAGGCCGGCGAACACGGCGACGAGGGCCGCGTGCGCCAGTGGCTGACGCGCGCGCTGTCGGCGCCGCGCGACGCCGCGTGGGTGGCGGACGGACAGATATTCGAGCATTGGGCGGCGGTGTCGCCGATCTCCGGGCAGCTCGACGTGTTCGAATGGAAGGTGCCGGCCGACCGGCCGCCGGTGCGCGCGACGTTCGAGATCGAGGCGGCGGCGCCTGCACTGGCGGAGACTGGTGCGGCGATCGTAGCGCCGGTCGTTGCCGAGACTTTGCCGACCGTGGAATCTGTGCGTCTCGCCGAGACGGCGATCCGCACCTTGCCGGCAGGGGAGATTGTGGCGGCCGGCCCGGCGCCGAAAGGCCAGCGGCCGATGGCGCGGGCGCCGGACGATCCCGGCCCGATTTCCGACGAAGAAGACGACCGCGCGGCGCTGCCCTTATTCCATCGCGGCCACACGGCTTGA
- a CDS encoding NAD(P)H-binding protein, producing the protein MIVVTTPTGAIGSQVVQTLVAQGEAVRVIAREPSRLPEPLRGRVEVVAGSHGDAAVLDRAFAGAEAVFWVVPPDFRTADLMAGYVDFSRPAADAIRRHGVGRVVAISALGRGTPWADRAGPVTAALAMSDLVGARATNFRALTLPGFMENMLMQKAAIRDKGMFFLPYQPTLRVPMCATRDIAAAAVALLVDRTWRGKADAPMLGPEDLTYTEVAAIISEVLGRTIRFQPISIDAYREQMKSFGSSAAMAEGLAAMMDAKNHGLDNGEVRTPQNSSPTTYRAWCEAVLRPAILRPAAA; encoded by the coding sequence ATGATCGTAGTCACTACGCCCACGGGCGCCATCGGCAGTCAGGTTGTGCAAACCCTTGTCGCGCAGGGCGAAGCGGTGCGCGTCATTGCGCGCGAGCCGTCGCGCCTGCCGGAGCCACTGCGCGGCCGCGTCGAGGTGGTCGCAGGTTCGCACGGCGACGCGGCGGTGCTCGACCGCGCCTTCGCCGGAGCCGAGGCGGTGTTCTGGGTGGTGCCGCCGGACTTCCGCACGGCCGACCTCATGGCGGGATACGTCGATTTCAGCCGCCCGGCAGCCGACGCAATCCGGCGCCACGGCGTCGGGCGTGTGGTCGCGATTTCGGCGCTCGGCCGCGGCACGCCGTGGGCGGATCGGGCCGGACCGGTGACAGCGGCGCTGGCGATGAGCGACCTGGTCGGGGCGCGGGCCACGAACTTCCGCGCGCTGACACTGCCCGGCTTCATGGAAAACATGCTGATGCAGAAGGCGGCGATCCGCGACAAGGGCATGTTCTTCCTGCCCTACCAGCCGACGCTCCGCGTGCCGATGTGCGCGACGCGGGATATCGCGGCCGCGGCGGTGGCGCTGCTGGTCGATCGCACCTGGCGGGGCAAGGCGGACGCGCCGATGCTGGGACCGGAGGACCTCACCTACACCGAGGTAGCGGCAATCATTTCCGAGGTGCTCGGCCGGACGATCCGTTTCCAGCCGATATCGATCGATGCCTACCGCGAGCAGATGAAGTCGTTCGGCTCGTCCGCTGCGATGGCTGAGGGGCTGGCGGCCATGATGGATGCCAAGAATCATGGCCTCGACAACGGCGAGGTGCGCACGCCGCAAAACAGCAGCCCGACGACTTACCGAGCGTGGTGCGAGGCGGTGTTGAGGCCGGCGATCCTGCGCCCGGCGGCGGCGTAG
- a CDS encoding integrase arm-type DNA-binding domain-containing protein: MALTQFAITKAVAHGKPLKLSDGGGLHLLVRASGSKLWRFRYRFAGRENMLALGAFPTVTLADARQKREDARRLLAAGSDPATKRKLDKIAAATSARNTFGLVASEFLANMEASGAAESTMIKGRWMLQELARPLSARPIAEIIPAEVLDVLKRIEKSGRRETARKLRGMIGGVFRHAIVTLRATSDPTAPLRGALLRPKVTHRAAVTDERALGALMVSIDEYDGWPTIRAALQLLALTMTRPGDVRYMRRSEISFDKAIWRIPAERMKMRRPHDVPLSKQAIEVLRDIWILSDDSDLVLPSIRSTRRPLSENAMNSALRRMGYAKDEMVSHGFRASASTILNERGVNPDVIEAALAHQDENAVRRAYNRATYWTERVALMQRWADLLDEFRASAVNHRKAA, encoded by the coding sequence ATGGCTCTCACGCAGTTCGCCATTACCAAAGCAGTCGCGCACGGCAAGCCTCTGAAGCTCTCCGACGGCGGTGGTTTGCACCTCTTGGTGCGCGCGTCCGGCAGCAAGCTATGGCGCTTCCGGTATCGCTTTGCCGGCCGCGAAAACATGCTCGCCCTCGGGGCTTTCCCGACCGTCACGCTGGCTGACGCTCGTCAGAAGCGCGAGGACGCGCGACGCCTGCTCGCCGCCGGCTCCGACCCTGCAACCAAGCGCAAGCTCGACAAGATCGCCGCTGCGACGTCGGCACGGAACACGTTTGGGCTCGTCGCTTCCGAGTTCCTGGCCAACATGGAAGCAAGCGGCGCCGCCGAGAGCACGATGATCAAGGGTCGATGGATGCTCCAAGAGCTTGCGCGGCCTTTGTCGGCGCGCCCTATCGCCGAAATAATTCCGGCCGAGGTTCTCGATGTGCTGAAGCGCATCGAAAAGAGCGGACGCCGGGAAACGGCGAGGAAGTTGCGTGGAATGATCGGCGGCGTCTTCCGTCACGCCATTGTCACGCTTCGCGCGACAAGCGATCCTACCGCACCCCTTCGCGGCGCACTCTTGCGGCCGAAGGTGACGCATCGGGCGGCCGTCACCGACGAGCGCGCGCTTGGCGCTCTCATGGTGTCGATCGACGAATATGACGGCTGGCCGACAATTCGGGCCGCGCTGCAGCTTCTCGCTCTCACCATGACCCGGCCGGGCGACGTGCGTTACATGCGACGTTCGGAGATCAGCTTCGACAAGGCGATATGGCGCATTCCCGCCGAGCGGATGAAGATGCGCCGGCCGCACGACGTACCGCTGTCGAAACAAGCGATCGAAGTGCTTCGCGATATCTGGATACTGTCCGATGACAGCGACCTTGTGTTGCCGTCGATCAGATCAACGCGGCGCCCGCTCTCCGAAAACGCGATGAACTCGGCGTTGCGGCGAATGGGCTATGCCAAGGACGAAATGGTCTCGCACGGCTTCCGGGCCTCGGCGAGCACGATCCTGAACGAGCGTGGCGTGAACCCCGACGTGATCGAAGCTGCGCTCGCCCACCAGGACGAGAACGCCGTGCGTCGGGCGTACAACCGCGCGACTTACTGGACGGAACGAGTAGCTCTGATGCAGCGGTGGGCCGACCTGCTCGACGAGTTCCGCGCAAGCGCCGTGAACCATCGCAAGGCCGCCTGA
- a CDS encoding nuclear transport factor 2 family protein, with product MPAPLPPLVERFVAAVNGGDSAAFLALFGDDSIVTDWGDRYVGIAAISEWNDREMIGARGRLTVSEVKTRPNEIIFNGDWKSSVFTGPGRFVLHLDGERIREMRISAA from the coding sequence ATGCCAGCGCCCCTCCCGCCCCTTGTCGAGCGATTTGTCGCGGCCGTGAACGGCGGCGACAGCGCGGCATTCCTCGCGCTGTTCGGCGACGACAGCATCGTCACCGACTGGGGCGACCGCTACGTCGGCATCGCCGCGATCTCGGAGTGGAACGACCGCGAGATGATCGGCGCCAGGGGCAGGCTCACCGTATCCGAGGTGAAGACGCGGCCGAACGAGATCATCTTCAACGGCGACTGGAAGAGCAGCGTCTTCACCGGCCCCGGCCGCTTCGTCCTCCACCTCGACGGCGAACGCATCCGCGAGATGCGAATCTCCGCCGCATGA
- a CDS encoding SDR family oxidoreductase: MQIDLTGRRAVVTGGASGIGRVTVETLVSCGARVHICDIDSEAVGLLSDGTEGRVTGTVADVSDAAAIARVFEDAATHLGGLDILVNNAGIAGPKQPVEKIPPEELIRTMAVNVHGQFFCASRAVPLLRKAGGGCIINISSVAGRLGYGGRSAYSASKWALVGLTKSLAIELGHAQIRVNAVCPGAVDGPAIRQAIATRAAKTGQSEDTIFASYLDQSSLRTLVKPEDVAHIVAYLCSPYGERISGQIIGIDGNTEILNSERGSSF; encoded by the coding sequence ATGCAAATCGACTTGACCGGCAGACGCGCCGTTGTCACCGGCGGTGCGTCAGGCATTGGGCGCGTAACGGTGGAGACGCTCGTCAGTTGCGGTGCTCGCGTACACATCTGCGATATTGATAGCGAGGCTGTTGGCCTATTGAGCGACGGCACAGAAGGACGTGTCACAGGAACTGTTGCAGACGTTTCTGACGCAGCTGCTATCGCAAGAGTTTTCGAAGATGCGGCGACGCACCTCGGCGGCTTGGACATCCTCGTTAACAACGCCGGGATCGCCGGACCGAAGCAACCTGTAGAAAAAATACCGCCTGAGGAGCTTATCAGGACTATGGCCGTCAACGTACACGGTCAATTCTTTTGCGCCAGCAGAGCGGTACCTTTACTGCGTAAGGCAGGCGGAGGATGCATCATCAATATTTCTTCGGTCGCCGGCCGGCTTGGCTACGGTGGCCGGTCCGCTTATTCAGCGTCGAAGTGGGCACTGGTTGGCCTCACAAAGAGCCTGGCTATCGAACTTGGCCATGCTCAGATACGTGTAAACGCAGTTTGTCCTGGCGCGGTCGATGGCCCCGCAATTCGACAAGCCATAGCTACTCGGGCCGCAAAAACCGGACAGTCTGAAGACACGATTTTTGCCTCCTACTTGGATCAATCATCTCTCAGAACTCTGGTAAAACCAGAGGATGTAGCGCATATAGTTGCTTACCTATGCTCCCCCTACGGTGAGAGAATCTCGGGGCAAATAATAGGGATTGATGGCAACACCGAGATCCTGAACAGCGAACGGGGGTCAAGTTTTTAG
- the tsaD gene encoding tRNA (adenosine(37)-N6)-threonylcarbamoyltransferase complex transferase subunit TsaD, producing the protein MIVLGIESSCDETAAAVVERRADGSARIVSDIVLSQVDEHAIFGGVVPEIAARAHVEKLDGIVAAALRDAGIGFAKIDAVAATAGPGLIGGVLVGLTTAKAIALAAKKPLIAVNHLEGHALTARLTDGLPFPYLLLLVSGGHTQFLSVEGVGKYRRMGTTIDDALGEAFDKAAKLLGLPYPGGPAVEAAAKRGNAKRFALPRPLTDRPGSDFSFSGLKTALRLAAEAIAPLSDQDVADLCASFQAAVTDVVANRARHAIAQFENEHQVPGILVVAGGVAANEAIRAALRAEAERHSFRVVAPPIRLCADNAAMIAWAGAERLALGLTDTMEFAARPRWPLDATSEPAFGSGAKGAKA; encoded by the coding sequence ATGATCGTCCTCGGCATCGAGTCGAGCTGCGACGAGACCGCCGCCGCGGTCGTCGAGCGCCGCGCCGACGGCAGCGCGCGCATCGTCTCCGACATCGTGCTCAGCCAGGTCGACGAGCACGCCATCTTCGGCGGCGTCGTGCCCGAGATCGCCGCCCGCGCCCACGTCGAGAAGCTGGACGGCATCGTCGCCGCGGCGCTCCGCGATGCCGGCATCGGCTTTGCCAAAATCGACGCCGTCGCCGCAACTGCCGGCCCCGGCCTCATCGGCGGCGTGCTGGTCGGCCTGACCACGGCCAAGGCCATCGCGCTTGCGGCGAAGAAGCCGCTGATCGCGGTCAACCATCTCGAGGGCCACGCGCTGACCGCGCGCCTCACCGACGGTCTGCCGTTCCCGTATCTGTTGCTGCTCGTCTCCGGCGGCCACACCCAGTTCCTGTCGGTCGAGGGCGTCGGCAAATACCGCCGCATGGGCACAACCATCGACGATGCGCTGGGCGAAGCCTTCGACAAGGCCGCCAAGCTTCTCGGCCTCCCTTATCCCGGCGGCCCGGCGGTGGAGGCCGCCGCCAAGCGCGGCAACGCCAAACGCTTCGCCCTGCCGCGCCCGCTCACCGACCGGCCGGGCAGCGACTTCTCCTTCTCCGGCCTGAAAACCGCGCTCCGCCTGGCGGCCGAGGCGATAGCGCCGCTGTCCGATCAGGACGTCGCCGACCTCTGCGCCTCGTTCCAGGCGGCGGTCACCGACGTCGTCGCCAACCGCGCCCGCCACGCCATCGCGCAATTTGAGAACGAGCATCAGGTGCCCGGCATCCTCGTCGTCGCTGGCGGCGTCGCCGCCAACGAGGCGATCCGTGCCGCACTCCGCGCCGAGGCCGAGCGCCACAGCTTCCGCGTCGTCGCGCCGCCGATCCGCCTCTGCGCCGACAACGCCGCCATGATCGCCTGGGCGGGCGCCGAGCGTCTGGCGCTAGGTCTCACCGACACGATGGAATTCGCCGCGCGCCCGCGCTGGCCGCTCGACGCGACATCGGAGCCCGCCTTCGGCTCTGGCGCGAAAGGGGCCAAAGCCTGA
- a CDS encoding AlpA family phage regulatory protein has product MTLKLVSKKELKTVYGIPYSFVHIARLERAGSFPLRIKLGECRVAWLAEEVEEWIAARAAQRPAEMTSPS; this is encoded by the coding sequence ATGACCCTGAAACTGGTCAGCAAGAAAGAGCTGAAAACCGTCTATGGCATTCCGTACAGCTTCGTTCACATCGCACGACTGGAACGCGCCGGATCTTTTCCATTGCGGATAAAGCTCGGCGAATGCCGCGTCGCGTGGTTGGCCGAAGAGGTCGAGGAGTGGATAGCGGCGCGAGCTGCGCAACGGCCCGCTGAAATGACATCTCCTTCTTAA
- the hemC gene encoding hydroxymethylbilane synthase — translation MQSHEIRIGTRGSPLALAQAEETRFTLAQRLQIAPEAIQIVAMKTTGDKITDRPIAEAGGKGLFTKEIDEALTDGRIDIGVHSAKDMATRLPDGIVIAACLPRQDVRDVFVSPVAARLADLPEGAIIGTSSLRRRALALRLRPDLRVVDLRGNVDTRLRKISEGEAQATLLAAAGLTRLGLLDRAASFMEVDQWLPAPGQGAIAIAAREDDLVTRQRLAAIDDRATSIALAAERAYLTVLDGSCRTPIGGLATIEGARLTFRGIIVTTDGLTAHEIATTGATGDGERIGREAGDALLKRGGPGFFRR, via the coding sequence TTGCAATCGCACGAGATTCGTATCGGAACGCGCGGCAGCCCGCTGGCGCTGGCGCAGGCGGAGGAAACGCGCTTCACCCTGGCGCAACGCCTGCAGATCGCGCCGGAAGCCATCCAGATCGTGGCGATGAAGACGACCGGCGACAAGATCACCGACCGGCCGATTGCGGAAGCCGGCGGCAAGGGTCTGTTCACCAAGGAGATAGACGAGGCGCTCACCGACGGGCGGATCGACATCGGGGTCCATTCGGCGAAGGACATGGCGACGCGCCTGCCGGACGGCATCGTCATCGCCGCGTGCCTCCCGCGACAGGATGTGCGCGATGTGTTCGTCTCGCCGGTGGCGGCGCGGCTTGCCGACCTGCCGGAGGGCGCCATCATCGGCACGTCGTCGCTTCGGCGCCGAGCGCTGGCGTTGCGGCTGCGGCCCGATCTCCGCGTCGTCGATCTCCGCGGTAACGTCGATACGCGGTTGCGCAAGATTTCCGAAGGCGAGGCGCAGGCGACGCTGCTTGCCGCCGCCGGTCTGACGCGGCTGGGGCTGCTCGATCGCGCGGCGAGTTTCATGGAGGTCGACCAGTGGCTGCCGGCGCCGGGGCAGGGCGCCATCGCGATCGCGGCGCGCGAGGACGATCTGGTCACGCGCCAGCGGCTCGCGGCGATCGACGACCGTGCGACGTCGATCGCGCTTGCCGCCGAGCGCGCGTATCTCACCGTGCTCGACGGATCGTGCCGGACTCCGATCGGCGGCCTCGCCACCATCGAAGGCGCGCGGCTGACGTTTCGCGGCATCATCGTCACGACCGACGGGCTGACCGCGCACGAGATCGCCACGACGGGCGCGACCGGCGACGGCGAGCGGATCGGGCGCGAGGCCGGCGACGCGCTCTTGAAGCGCGGCGGGCCCGGCTTCTTCCGGCGCTAG
- a CDS encoding TetR/AcrR family transcriptional regulator yields MAKRGTQLSDHILWAAKDVFLEMGFERASMDEVARRAETSKRTLYAHFESKENLFVAVLALVRALLLSRLKLPGHYSAKPEEALALFCSRYLETLLYESSIRMCRLTMGETDRFPEAAAGHFAALFTEVETRIADYAAAAFGVPARTGREFAEHLFGALLYPLFLNALFGLRPLTRDLEPDAAIPRFELKLVRKAVADNIAALPKPTRR; encoded by the coding sequence ATGGCGAAGCGCGGCACCCAGTTGAGCGACCACATCCTGTGGGCTGCCAAGGACGTGTTCCTGGAGATGGGCTTCGAGCGCGCCTCGATGGACGAAGTGGCGCGCCGCGCGGAGACCTCAAAACGCACGCTCTACGCCCATTTCGAGAGCAAAGAGAACCTGTTCGTCGCCGTGCTGGCGCTCGTCCGGGCGCTGCTGCTGAGCCGCCTGAAGCTGCCCGGGCACTATTCCGCAAAGCCGGAAGAGGCACTGGCGCTGTTCTGCAGCCGCTACCTCGAAACGCTGCTCTACGAATCGTCGATACGCATGTGCCGGCTGACCATGGGGGAAACGGATCGGTTTCCGGAAGCCGCGGCCGGCCACTTCGCCGCGCTCTTCACCGAGGTCGAGACTCGCATCGCCGACTACGCTGCCGCCGCCTTCGGTGTACCCGCCCGCACCGGCCGCGAGTTCGCCGAACACCTCTTCGGTGCGTTGCTCTACCCCCTGTTCCTGAACGCCCTGTTCGGACTCCGCCCGCTGACCCGCGATCTCGAGCCCGACGCCGCAATCCCGCGTTTCGAGCTGAAGTTGGTGCGCAAGGCCGTGGCTGATAATATCGCGGCATTGCCGAAGCCAACTCGCCGCTGA
- a CDS encoding NAD(P)H-dependent glycerol-3-phosphate dehydrogenase — MRDNPKVSVIGGGAWGTALALTAARAGRSVMLYARNADTVASINQRHENAARLPGVKLDTSIVAVGDPLAIVATDIIILAIPAQQVRATLATFAPHLIAGTPVVIAAKGLERGTDKRLSEVVAEVAPLGEPCVLSGPSFATDVARNLPTAVTIATADEGLALDLCHALSTPSFRPYAETDIVGVEIGGAVKNVLAIAAGIVAGKRLGASASAALVARGFAELRRLAEALGARPETLMGLSGLGDLTLTCSGAQSRNFAFGHHLGASGDPAAPHALAEGVATAAVARDLARHHAILMPIVEAVAAILDGDLAIDAAIEGLMTRPIKMESA, encoded by the coding sequence ATGCGCGACAACCCGAAGGTCAGCGTCATCGGCGGCGGCGCCTGGGGCACGGCGCTGGCGCTGACCGCCGCGCGCGCCGGCCGCAGTGTCATGCTGTACGCACGCAACGCCGACACCGTCGCCTCGATCAACCAGCGCCACGAGAATGCCGCCCGCCTGCCCGGCGTGAAACTCGACACGTCCATCGTCGCCGTCGGCGATCCGCTGGCGATCGTCGCGACCGACATCATCATCCTCGCGATCCCCGCCCAACAGGTGCGTGCAACCCTGGCCACCTTCGCCCCGCACCTGATCGCCGGCACGCCGGTGGTCATCGCCGCCAAGGGCCTGGAGCGTGGCACCGACAAGCGCCTGTCCGAGGTCGTCGCCGAGGTCGCGCCGCTCGGCGAGCCGTGCGTCCTCTCCGGCCCGAGCTTCGCGACGGACGTTGCGCGTAACCTGCCGACCGCCGTCACCATCGCCACCGCCGATGAGGGCCTAGCGCTCGATCTCTGCCACGCCCTGTCGACGCCGAGTTTCCGCCCCTACGCCGAGACCGACATCGTCGGTGTCGAGATCGGCGGCGCGGTCAAGAATGTGCTGGCCATCGCCGCCGGCATCGTCGCCGGCAAAAGACTGGGCGCCAGCGCTAGTGCCGCGCTGGTCGCCCGCGGCTTCGCCGAGCTCCGCCGCCTCGCGGAAGCCTTGGGCGCCAGACCGGAAACGCTGATGGGCCTCTCCGGCCTCGGCGACCTGACGCTCACCTGCTCGGGCGCGCAGTCGCGCAACTTCGCCTTCGGCCACCACCTCGGCGCCAGCGGCGACCCCGCCGCCCCGCACGCGCTCGCCGAAGGCGTAGCCACCGCGGCCGTCGCCCGCGACCTCGCCCGCCACCACGCCATCCTCATGCCGATAGTCGAAGCCGTCGCCGCCATCCTCGACGGCGACCTCGCCATCGACGCGGCCATCGAGGGCCTGATGACCCGGCCGATCAAGATGGAATCGGCGTGA
- a CDS encoding uroporphyrinogen-III synthase yields the protein MRLLVTRPEPDATRTAERLRGLGHTVLVQPLLTIAFYPAPQDVPQPAAVLVTSQNGLRALAAWPQAAGWRGVPVFAAGAATARAAAELGFTDVRSGAGDAGTLAELVMRTMPKGRGPLVYPAARDRAGALTAGLLVGGYDIRTVEAYRAEAATAFDEGVRDALALHALDGVLLYSRRTATAFRDLVAASGIRLGRLTAFAISDQVAEVVAGTLPVKVAATPDEDALLGLIPPVGRAGD from the coding sequence ATGCGCCTCCTGGTCACGCGGCCGGAACCTGACGCAACGCGGACGGCGGAGCGGCTTCGCGGCCTCGGCCACACGGTGCTGGTGCAGCCGTTGCTCACCATCGCGTTTTATCCGGCACCGCAGGATGTACCGCAGCCGGCCGCGGTGCTGGTCACCAGCCAGAACGGCCTGCGCGCCTTGGCGGCGTGGCCGCAGGCGGCAGGCTGGCGCGGCGTGCCGGTGTTTGCGGCGGGGGCGGCGACAGCCCGGGCGGCGGCGGAGCTTGGGTTCACCGATGTCCGCAGCGGAGCGGGCGACGCCGGCACGCTCGCCGAGCTGGTTATGCGGACGATGCCCAAGGGCCGCGGGCCACTCGTCTATCCTGCGGCACGCGACCGGGCAGGGGCGCTCACCGCCGGGCTGCTGGTCGGCGGCTACGACATCCGCACCGTCGAGGCGTATCGCGCGGAGGCTGCGACCGCGTTCGACGAGGGCGTGCGCGACGCTCTCGCGCTGCACGCCCTCGACGGCGTGCTGCTCTATTCGCGGCGGACGGCGACGGCGTTCCGCGACCTGGTCGCGGCATCGGGCATCCGGCTCGGCCGGCTCACGGCCTTCGCCATCTCCGATCAGGTCGCCGAGGTGGTGGCCGGAACGCTGCCGGTGAAGGTCGCGGCGACGCCCGACGAGGACGCGCTGCTCGGTCTTATTCCGCCGGTTGGGCGGGCGGGCGATTAG